The genomic region TAGATGATCTCCTGCATGATCCAGTGATGCTCCACGTGGGCACGGTAGACCGTCATCCAGACCATGAGGCACACGAGGAAACCAGTTGCGAGAATCACGCCAGAGTTCGTATCATCTCTGCAGATGGTAGCTGAGAGAATGGAGAGCGCGAATAGAGCGAGGAAGAAACTGAAACGCTGGCAAAGGAGTCTCTCCATGAGCTCCCTCTCTCGACTCATACTCCATTCGGTTGGATCGAAGTTGTTACCCATGTTTTGCTCTCCTTACCTGAGATTTCCCAGATGACCTCCTCCCGGCTACGCCGCCGGGCCGTGTTCCGTGATTGTACCAGCACCCCCTGCCCGCTACACCGACGCTGTCTTCATGCGGATTTCCGGCCTTCAGCTCCGAGCGGTTCGTACTCAGCGAGGCGGGTAGCATCGATTTTCGAGGGTCAACAGCGGAAGCGGACATCCCTGGAGCTTCTCGGCGACGGCGATCCACTCGATGACCTCATCATCGCGTACCCGCAGCTTGGGCAGGTCTTCCTTGCTGAACCACGCCGCTCGAACAGACTCCTTGTCAGCACTGGTCTTTAGTATGACAGCGCTATCCCTTCTCGGCTCTGTTGGCCTTTCGGCGTCGGCTCTCATATGAGGCCTCGTTACGATCCTGGTGGTATTCCGCCGTGCGGGCCCGGTTAGCCGGCGTATGCCAGTTGCGGCTCCAGATCACCGTGGCCAGGTCGTTCGCCGCCTCCGCCACCTGTTCCAGTGTGATCCGCGGATTTTTCCCCCCGAAGCCGCTCGGTCTGAGTGGCCAGGAAGTACATCGCCATCCGCGAACACAACCAGTGGCGGATCAAGCTTTGGTACGTTCGCACCTCGAACGCACCAAGGCCGGTTTCCTGCTTGGCCCGTTCAAACCACATCTCCACGTGCCAACGCGCGAACGCCGCCCGCAACATGTCCTCCAGCTTTGTCTTTTTCGGCGCGTTGCTGACGAAGTACTTGTACTCCTTGGTCTTGGGGTTCCGGGCCACGATCAGCCAATACTGTCGATCGGTCGGCCGCGACGGCTTCGTCGAGGAGTCCACCAGGTGGACCCGGGCCATTTTGATCTCCCAGATCATCGCCCCGCGCGTGGTGTCCTTGATATGTACGGGCTTCCATTCCTGATCTCGGAACACCGGGCTGAACCGGCAGACGTTGTCCACCCGCTTGGACGCATGGGCCGCCTGCTGAGAGCGATAGCACGGCCAGGTCGGCCAACAGTGAAAATTCGCGGGCACCTCCCCGATCGAACGCTGCCCGAGCCGATCCAACTCGAACCAGAACGCGGGGACTTTCCCATAATCCTCATCGAACGTCATCCATGCGAAACGCACTCCATGGCCGATCGCCGACTCGATCTGATCGATGCCGATCCGCCACTTGGGCCGATAGACCACGTCGTCAGGAATTTTCGCTTCTCGGCAACGCGCCCGATCATCGGCCCAGCTCTCGGGCAAATACAGATCGCTGGCCAGCATGCAGGTAAATGGGTTCTTCGGATCGTCATTCGTGTAGAGCAGGTGCTGGCCGACCACGCAGTTCTCTTTCTTGCCAACCTCGCCACACCACTGCCGCTGCACACCCGGCGTCTTGTCACCCTGCTTCACGTGGCCGGAGGCGTCGAGCACGCCAATGCCCGTTTCGCAATCATGTTCGTCGGCCACCATCTGCTGCAATTGCTGATTGACCCGCTGGTGGTCCCAGACGAAGAAGGCCAGGAACTCCTGCAACGTTCGAACCGCCACACCCGCCGCCAAGGCAATCGGCTCGATGCTCTTACGCTGCAAGTCGGCCATCAACCCAAAGAGATACTTCTCCCAATGCCCGAAGGTCTTGGCGGTCTGAAAACAGCCACGAAACCGAAGCAACAGCGCGGCTAACGCCGGCTGCAACGATCGAATCTGATCGGCAGTCATCTGGGGTCTCCTGATATCCGGTCCAGGAGAGCGCGCTCCCGAAATCACCGTCAGGAAACCCATCGGCTGGACTGCCTCAAAATCTCGAGCCACAATAGCGCTGTCATACTATATTGTGAACGAGCATTCACAAAGAGGTGACGATGCGTGCCGCGAAGGTTCATACCGAGATCAGGCAAGAGCAAATCGCCGAGGCGGCGTTGGGGTTGGTGGCCGGCCAGGGCATGAAGGGGCTCAGCGTGGCCCGGGTTGCCCGCCGGGTCGGCGTGGTTCCGTCCGCGATCTACCGGCACTATCGCAGCAAGGACAAGGTGCTCGATGCGGTCCTCGATCTGATCCGGGGCCGCCTGCTCGCCAACGTGAAAGCGGTGGGCGAGGAGAGCACTGAGGCCTTGGATCGCCTGCATCGTCTGCTGGTCCGTCATGTGCGGTTGCTGCGCGAGAACCAGGGGATACCGCGGGTCGTGTTCTCGCAAGAACTGCACAGCGGCCGCACCGGGCGGAGAGCTCGCATGTACCAGACAGTTCAGGAGTATCTCGGCCAGATTGCGGAGATCGTTCGTCAAGGTCAACAAGATGGGCAGGTCGGTGCGAGCTTCACGCCCGAAGCCATCTCCACGATGTTCCTGGGCATCGTTCAACCCGCAGCGTTGCTGTGGGACTTAAGTGATGGCGATTTCGATGTGACCAAGCACGCCGAGAGAGCGTGGCAGATTCTAGCGTCCGCCATTCGGCCCGTTGAACAATCGAGAGCGGCTGGTGCAACAAAACGGAAGGAGAACTGACATGAGTGCACGATCCAGTGGCTTGATGCCCTTGCTGGGTGTCCGAGCCTTCGAGCACGTAGAGCACGAGGAGATGGGCGAGGGCACACACCAGCGCCTGCACGCGCTGGCCGACGAGCTGTGTGCAAAGTGGCAAGTGCCGATACCGGCCGAGTCTGGTCGCCACGGTTGTTGCGGGCACAGATAGGTTCCGCGTGAATCAAGGTTCGCGTGGTCGCGACCTTGGCAAAACAACGGCGGTCCAGGCTGGGGATTACGCTTCTGGTCGCCGCCTACGAAGAGAGCATGAACAACGCCGTCGCGCTGGCCGAATACCTGGGCCAGGCCCGGCAACGTCTCTCGCGAAAGCGGAGCGGCCGCCGCTAGCCCGGCGCTGTGGGTTCGGTTGGCGATCGGCGGTTCCGCAATCGCGCTGGGTGTGGTCCTCGGCGCGCCGGCGGCCGGATTGCACCTTCAGTGGCTCTATCTGACGGCCATCGCCCAGGCCGTCACCCTGTCGGGCATCGTCCTGGTTTCGCTGCTCACCGAGTTACCCGAGGAAAGTCAGTGGCGACCGTTCCAGTGGACGCTCGCGGCCCTGACGCGGTACGACGAAGGCGTCAAGCGTCCGTGGCATCAACGTCCGCTGTTGTGGTGGTCGATGTATACTGTCGGCTGGGCGTATCTCCATTGGCGCTTCTGGTGAGCTTGTGAAGAAGATGCCGCTTTCCGAATCCCGCCCCTGTTGCATAAGGAGCATCGAGCATGCGCTTCACCGTGGTTCTGTTCGTCTGGTTGCTGTTCGTTCCATCCGCCGCGCTTGCAC from Phycisphaerae bacterium harbors:
- a CDS encoding IS701 family transposase; amino-acid sequence: MTADQIRSLQPALAALLLRFRGCFQTAKTFGHWEKYLFGLMADLQRKSIEPIALAAGVAVRTLQEFLAFFVWDHQRVNQQLQQMVADEHDCETGIGVLDASGHVKQGDKTPGVQRQWCGEVGKKENCVVGQHLLYTNDDPKNPFTCMLASDLYLPESWADDRARCREAKIPDDVVYRPKWRIGIDQIESAIGHGVRFAWMTFDEDYGKVPAFWFELDRLGQRSIGEVPANFHCWPTWPCYRSQQAAHASKRVDNVCRFSPVFRDQEWKPVHIKDTTRGAMIWEIKMARVHLVDSSTKPSRPTDRQYWLIVARNPKTKEYKYFVSNAPKKTKLEDMLRAAFARWHVEMWFERAKQETGLGAFEVRTYQSLIRHWLCSRMAMYFLATQTERLRGEKSADHTGTGGGGGERPGHGDLEPQLAYAG
- a CDS encoding TetR/AcrR family transcriptional regulator, which gives rise to MRAAKVHTEIRQEQIAEAALGLVAGQGMKGLSVARVARRVGVVPSAIYRHYRSKDKVLDAVLDLIRGRLLANVKAVGEESTEALDRLHRLLVRHVRLLRENQGIPRVVFSQELHSGRTGRRARMYQTVQEYLGQIAEIVRQGQQDGQVGASFTPEAISTMFLGIVQPAALLWDLSDGDFDVTKHAERAWQILASAIRPVEQSRAAGATKRKEN